In Perca flavescens isolate YP-PL-M2 chromosome 7, PFLA_1.0, whole genome shotgun sequence, the following proteins share a genomic window:
- the LOC114558159 gene encoding uncharacterized protein LOC114558159 has translation MFGMENHCSDRTQPPSYGHETENVQHLPRVQESIRLQLLRRARDRLAAVISREPIDFEYLHFITCQELQFLRAGAVYMDIPQCVIVGFEQLNEVIKALLSNSPVTPLVDNVAVVEWNGSVGQPRLSIGRDVIESLLSTNLPLTTLANAHGISRSTLCRRMREYGLSVRRSYSDIPDCVLDMKASMTVRSIKARMPDAGYRLVKGALLAMGHRVTWSRVKSSLQRVDGAGIISRMIQLTCQTDILCPSSIVSCPRRHQSQVDQVVFYL, from the exons ATGTTTGG CATGGAAAATCACTGCAGTGACCGCACACAACCTCCG TCTTATGGCCATGAAACCGAGAATGTGCAACACCTTCCTAGAGTTCAG GAATCAATTAGGTTGCAGCTATTAAGACGGGCCAGGGATAGACTGGCTGCTGTAATCAGTCGGGAGCCCATTGATTTTGAATATCTTCACTTCATCACCTGTCAGGAACTGCAGTTTTTACGGGCAGGGGCAGTTTATATGGATATTCCTCAATGTGTTATAGTTGGCTTTGAGCAGCTCAATGAGGTGATCAAGGCTCTGCTTTCCAACAGTCCTGTCACCCCTTTAGTTGACAATGTAGCTGTAGTCGAGTGGAATGGAAGTGTGGGGCAACCTAGATTGAGTATCGGTAGGGATGTTATTGAAAGTCTTTTAAGCACCAACCTACCATTGACCACTCTGGCTAATGCTCATGGCATTTCAAGATCCACCCTGTGTAGGAGGATGAGAGAGTATGGTCTCTCAGTCAGACGCAGCTACTCTGACATTCCCGATTGTGTCCTTGACATGAAGGCAAGTATGACA GTGAGATCCATAAAGGCCAGAATGCCTGATGCTGGATATAGGCTGGTGAAAGGGGCTCTACTGGCCATGGGACACCGTGTCACATGGAGTAGAGTCAAGTCATCCTTGCAGCGTGTTGATGGAGCAGGCATCATCTCAAGAATGATCCAGTTGACATGCCAGACGGACATACTCTGTCCCAGCTCCATTGTCTCTTGTCCACGTCGACACCAATCACAAGTTGATCAGGTAGTGTTTTATTTATGA